Proteins found in one Acinetobacter sp. XH1741 genomic segment:
- a CDS encoding DMT family transporter yields the protein MSPISMSSSKAPQLALVLITMIWGGTFLTVQYALHFSSPMFFVGCRFAVAALTLLLVSLKSMKGITLKDLGAGIAIGLVIVGGYGTQTVGLQTIPSSESAFLTSLYVPLVPILMWLIFRKVPHMMTWVGATLAFVGLVLLTGNGFEKISLSFGQLVTVLGSLAIALEIIFISYFAGKVNLRRVTVIQLAVASLVSFAIMPVVGEHTIPAFSWLLALLAVALGLASALIQFVMNWAQRMVDPSRAAIIYAGEPVWAGIIGRIAGERLPVIALLGGALVVLGVLVSELKLKLPIKKTKRIRE from the coding sequence ATGTCTCCAATTTCAATGAGTTCAAGTAAAGCCCCACAGTTAGCACTCGTTTTGATTACGATGATTTGGGGTGGAACATTTCTTACAGTGCAATATGCACTGCACTTTTCTTCGCCTATGTTTTTTGTGGGTTGTCGCTTTGCCGTGGCGGCTTTAACCTTATTACTTGTTTCATTAAAAAGTATGAAGGGTATTACTTTAAAAGATTTAGGTGCTGGTATCGCAATTGGCTTAGTTATTGTAGGAGGCTATGGAACTCAAACAGTTGGCCTGCAAACCATTCCGAGCAGTGAGTCTGCCTTTCTAACCTCACTTTATGTGCCGCTTGTTCCTATTTTAATGTGGCTCATATTTAGAAAAGTTCCACACATGATGACTTGGGTTGGAGCCACTCTTGCTTTTGTTGGTCTTGTTTTATTGACAGGTAATGGTTTCGAGAAAATTTCATTAAGTTTTGGACAGCTTGTAACAGTACTTGGATCATTGGCGATTGCCTTAGAAATTATTTTTATTAGTTACTTTGCTGGAAAAGTAAATTTACGTCGCGTCACCGTCATTCAACTCGCCGTAGCCTCTTTGGTTTCTTTTGCCATTATGCCTGTGGTGGGTGAACATACAATTCCAGCATTTTCATGGCTGCTTGCACTCCTTGCTGTTGCATTAGGTTTAGCCAGTGCGCTGATACAATTTGTGATGAACTGGGCTCAACGCATGGTTGACCCTTCGCGTGCTGCCATTATCTATGCAGGAGAACCTGTTTGGGCAGGAATTATCGGTCGAATCGCGGGCGAGCGTTTACCAGTGATTGCCCTTTTAGGTGGAGCATTGGTAGTTTTAGGGGTTTTAGTCAGCGAGTTAAAACTTAAGTTGCCTATTAAAAAAACTAAACGAATTCGAGAATAA
- a CDS encoding antibiotic biosynthesis monooxygenase produces the protein MIIEHVHLSIKSGQSDKFLEAFERAKHIVYPMEGFNGLQLIKHATDSHRYILMIFWDEIEHHTEGFRKAEAYQEWKKLLHPFYDPMPTVEYYEPCILLKKK, from the coding sequence ATGATTATTGAACATGTGCATTTGAGTATAAAGTCTGGGCAAAGTGATAAATTCCTTGAGGCATTCGAACGGGCTAAACATATTGTCTATCCAATGGAAGGCTTTAATGGTCTCCAGCTGATTAAGCATGCAACAGATTCTCATCGTTATATTTTAATGATCTTTTGGGATGAGATTGAGCATCATACCGAAGGATTTAGAAAGGCTGAGGCTTATCAGGAATGGAAGAAATTGCTTCATCCCTTTTATGATCCAATGCCGACGGTTGAGTACTACGAGCCCTGTATATTATTGAAGAAGAAATAA